CGCTTACAGAACTGGTAAAAGGATTCGAAATTTCCATTCGCATCCCGCTCCTGAATCAGGCTTCGTAAAAAACCGTCGCCCAGGTTCTTGACTGCCAGTAGACCAAATCGGATGTCGCGCCCCGCAACGGTAAAGCCGCGGCGGCTCTGGTTGACATTCGGCGGCAGCACGCGGATGCCCATTCGAGAGCACTCGGCAATATACGCGGCGATCTTATTCGTGTTATCCAGCACACTGGTGAGCAGCGCCGCCATATATTCGCGCGGGTAGCGACACTTGAGCCACGCGGTCTGATACGAAATCGTGGCATAGGCCGCCGCGTGGGATTTGTTGAACGCATAGGAAGCAAAGCTCTCCATCTCACCGAAAATTGCCTTGGCGGTTTCTTCCTCCACGCCGCGGCGGATGCAGCCGTCTACCTCCACCGTGCCGTCCTCCGCGACAAGGCCGTACAGGAAAATAGAACGCTCCCGCTCCATAACAGAAGCCTTTTTCTTCGACATGGCGCGGCGCACAATGTCCGCGCGGCCGAAGGAGTACCCCGCCAGCGTGCGGAAAATCTGCATCACCTGCTCCTGATACACGATGCAGCCATACGTTACCTTCAGAATATCCATCAAAAGAGGGTGGCGATACGTGACCCTCTCGGGATGGTGCCTGTTTTCAATATACCGGGGAATCGATTCCATCGGCCCGGGGCGGTAAAGCGAGATCACCGCGATCAAATCTTCAATATTTTCCGGGCGCAGCTGCATGATCACATTGCGCATACCGCCCGATTCAAACTGGAACACGCCGTCCGTTGAGCCGGCGGTGAGCATTTCAAACACCTTGGAGTCGTCGAGGGGAATCTTCGCAATCGAAAAACTCGGGTCCAGGCGGCGAATCGCTTCCTGCGCGTCGTTCAGCACCGAAAGGTTACGCAGCCCCAGAAAATCCATTTTCAAAAGGCCCAGTTCTTCCAGCGTCGTCATGGTGTACTGCGTGACGATCGATTCCCCGTTTTTCGCGAGCGGAACATATTCGCTGGCGGGATGATCCGTAATCACGACACCCGCCGCGTGCGTGGATGCGTTGCGGGGCATGCCCTCCACCTGGCGGGCCATGTCAATCAGCTCGTGAATCTGGGGGTCGGTATCGTAGCGTGAATGCAGCTCGGAGGAAGCGCGCAGCGCCTTCTCCAGCGTCACATTCGGCCCCATCGGCACCAGCTTTGCCACAGCATCCACCACATTATAGGGGATCGCCATCGCGCGGCCAACATCGCGCAGGGAACCGCGCGCCGCCATGGTGCCGAAAGTGACGATCTGCGCCACGTGATCGGCCCCATATTTCCGCACAACATAATCGATCATTTCGCCGCGCCGCTCGTCGCTGAAGTCGATGTCGAAATCCGGCATACTGACCCGCTCCGGATTGAGAAACCGCTCAAACAGCAGCTGATAGCGAATGGGGTCGATTCCGGTGATGCCAACACAGTACGCGGCAAGGCTCCCTGCTCCGGAGCCGCGCCCCGGCCCCACTGGAATATCGACTGATTTTGCGTATCGAATAAAATCGTAAACAATCAGATAATAGTTAACATAACCCATGCTTTCGATCACGCGAAGCTCATATTCCAGCCGCTCCGTCACGGCGGGATCGGGCTGCTCCCCATACAAACGGTGCAGGCCCTCAAAGCAGAGGTTGCGAAAGAACTGTACGTTATCTTCCCCGTTCGGCGTTTGAAACGCAGGCAGCTTCGTATGACCGAACTCAAATTCCACCTGACAGCGTTCGGCGATCACAACCGTATTGTCGCACGCCTCCTGCGGGAACAGCGCACGCATCTCCTCTTCACTTTTCAGGTAAAACTGATCGGTGGCGAACTCCATTTTATCGGGGTCCTGAATGGTATGGTTCGTCTGAATGCACAGCAGAATCAAGTGCATTCGGCTGTCCTGCTGGCGGATATAGTGGCAGTCGTTTGTCGCGACAAGAGGAATGCCGGTCTCCTTCGACAGACGCATCAGGCCGTCATTCACGATTTTCTGCTCACGAATACCGTGATCCTGCATCTCGAGATAAAAATTCCCCTCACCGAAAATACGCTGGTACCGCAGGGCAGTTTCCCGAGCGGCGGCGTAATCATCGGCAGTCAGCTGACGGGGAATCTGCCCTGCCAGGCACGCGGAAAGGGCAATGAGACCTTCGCTGTGCGCCTCGAGCAGCTCCACATCCACACGGGGCTTACTGTAAAAGCCCTCCGTCCAGGACTGGGAAACAATCTGGATCAGGTTCTGGTACCCGGTATTGTTTTCGCACAGCAAAATCAGATGATATGGCTCGTTGTCGAGCCCGTGAACTTTGTCGAACCGGGTGCGGCGTGCGACATACACCTCACACCCGATAATCGGATGAAGGGCGTTCTGCTTTGCGGCACGGTAAAAATCCACCGCGCCAAACATCACGCCGTGGTCGGTAATGGCTACTGCATTCTGTCCCTGTCCCTTGACCGCCTCCATGAGCGGCCCAATACGGCAGGCGCCGTCGAGCAGGCTATATTCCGTATGCAGATGCAAATGCACAAATCCCATGTGCCTGTCCCCCTTCCCAAAAGCTTTTTGTGCGGCTTCGCTGTTCTCCCTCGACGTGGGTGCAGGCTCAGCCTGCATACAATCCGACGGTCAAAGCAAAAAGCCTCGACCCCCGGGAATTATTTTAAATTTTCGGCTTCCTCCATCAGGCGCCGCAGCCGATGATTCACTCCTGACCGGCTGACCGGCGTCTGGAACAGCAGCCCCAGCTCCCGCAGGGACAGCTCCGGATTTTGCAGCCGAAGCTCGGCTGTTTCGCGCAGTTCGTCCGGCAGAGCCTCAAGCCCTACCGTGTCACGGATTTTCTCGATCGCCTCTACCTGAAGCACGGATGCGCCGACGGTTTTATCGATATTGGCTGTTTCAAAATTTGTTTTGCGGTTCACATTGTTGCGCACCTCTTTGAGCATGCGCACCTGCATCAGCTCCATGGCTGCACCGCCCGCGCCCAAATACGCCAGCAGATCGGCGATTCGGTCTCCGCCCTTACAATACACCACAAACGCGCCTTTACGGTTAACAAGCGCAGGGTGAAAATCCATCCCCTCCCGCAGGAGAGTCATGACATCCTTCGCAAGATTCATATATGGAAGAATCAGTTCCAAATGGTAATCCTTATTCGGGTCCGTCACCGTCCCGCAAGACAAAAACACACCCCGCAGAAACGCCGCTTTACAGCATTCGTTCTCCAAATTGGCCAGGTTGACCCGCAGGCTGATTTCATTCCCGCTGTGGCCAAACACCGAAAGCACCTGCCGGCGCTGGCTTTCTTCCTGCACCGTCAACACGTAGCTGCTGCGCCGGTACGATACCGCCGTGCGCACATCCACAATTGCCCCCGTAATCTGCGCCGTAAACTGAGCGGCACGGCGCGCCACCATGGGGTGCTCCGTCACCAGAGAAACCGCCAGCGGAGAAAAGCTTTTTGCGCACAGCAAAAGGCCGTAGCACTCTGCTTTTTCACAGCAGTCCTGTTCCGGCTCAATTCTGCATAATTCCGATTTGGCATCATATGAAAATGACATGGTGCTCTCCTATTTATGAATGTCCCTGTGGTTGACGCTGGCCCTCTTCCCGTTTTCGAGAAGGTGGTTGTACAGCAGCTGCGCGAGTGCCACCGAACGGTGGCGGCCACCGGTACAGCCAATTGCGATAACCAGCTGGCTTTTTCCTTCGTCGCAGTAAAGGGGCAGCATGTAATCGATCATATCGAGGAATCGGCTCACAAAGCCCTTCGTCTGATCCCATTGCATAACGTATTCACGCACCGGCTCATCCAGACCCGTCTGATGCTTTAATTCCTCCACATAAAATGGATTAGGCAGACACCGCACATCAAAAACCAAATCTGCCTCCGGCGGGAGGCCGTATTTGAAGCCGAAGGAAACACAGTGAACCATCAGCGCCGCGGAGGCGTCTCCCAAAAACAAGCTTGAAATTCGTTCCTTGAGCTGAGCCGGCGACAAAAACGACGTGTCGATAATATAATCGGAACACTCGCGCACGGTTTTAAGAATCTGGCGCTCCATCTGCACCGCCTGCTCTAAAGAGCCGAGGTATTCTTCAGCCAGCGGGTGCTTGCGACGCGTTTCCTTAAAGCGGTTGATCAGAACGGAGTCGCCCGCGTCAAGAAACAGAATCTTATATTTTTTGCCCTCCTCACGCAGCAGAGCCAGCGTTTCAGAAAGGCTGTCGAACAGCGTGCCGCCGCGAATATCCGTTACGGCCGCTACCCGCTGGAACCCTTCCTTAGCCTGGCTGCAAAGGTCGTAAAAGGTTGGGATCAGTTTTGGCGGAATATTATCCACGCAGTAAAAACCGATGTCCTCCAACGCGTTGACGGCCCTGGACTTTCCCGCGCCGGAAAGCCCGGTTACAATAATAAATTCCATTTAAAATTCCCCCTCGCTTCACACCCCGGTCACTGCCCGATCTTACGAATCTCACACTCCAGCTCGATACCTGTTTGTTTTAGAACGGTCGATTGAATCACAGAGATCAGACGCAGAACATCCTCACAGGTCGCGTCGCCCTGATTTACAATAAAGCCCGCGTGCTTGCTGCTGACGGCCGCACCGCCAACACTCTGGCCCTTAAGGCCGCATTGTTCGATCAGCGTGCCCGCAAAATGATCGGGCGGGCGCTTGAACACACTGCCCGCACTAGGCAGCTCCAGCGGCTGCTTGGATCGCCGCCGGCCGATCAGATCATTCATCTTCGCACGGATTTCTTCCTGCGCTCCCGCACAAAGCTGCAAATTCAAAAACAGAATGGCGGACCGGTTATGGCTGTACGCGCTGTGCCGGTAAGAAAGCTCCAGCTCCGCCCCGGTCAGGGTGCCAAATTCGCCGTCGTGCGTCATATGCTCGCAGGAAAACAGAATATCCTTCATTTCTCCGCCGTAGGCCCCCGCATTCATAAACGCGGCGCCGCCTGCCGTGCCGGGAATCCCCCATAGAAACTCCGCGCCCGAAAGCGAATGGTTCAGAGCAAAGGTACACAGCGCCGAAAGCGGAGCGCCCGCACCGCACCGCACCTGCTGCGACTGTGTTAGTGTCATCTCGTTGAATTCCCCTGTCAGGGCCATCACCATTCCGCGAATTCCCTCGTCGCTCACCAACAGATTGGAACCGTTACCCACCACTAAGTATGGTATCTCCAGCTCGTTGGCATGCCGCGCCATCCGCTGCAAACACTCGCGGCTGCCGGCAGAAACAAACAGATCTGCCGGGCCCCCAATGCGAAACGTGGTATGCCGGCTCATCGGCTCGTGAAAAGAATAAGAGCAGCCAAGCCGCTGTGCCATTGCCCCTAATTGTTCAATCCGATCCATAGATGCCTCCTAATATTTTTGCCCGCAAGAAAGACCGGAGTCATCCGCTCCGGCATTATAAATCAAAATCCAATTTTTTTTCGGTGGGTTCCAGCAGTTGAGAATCCAATCCAAGGCTGCTCAGCAGCTCCTGCGCAGCATTATAGCCCATCTTCTTCTGGCGGTTGTTCATCGCAGCAACCTCAATAATCACCGCAAGGTTGCGCCCCGGCTTTACCGGAATCGTCAGAATCGGCACCCGAATCCCCAGAATTTCCGTATAGTCATTTTCAAGGCCCATCCGGTCGTAATTCTTAGAGCTGTCCCATTGTTCCAGACTGATGACCATATCCAGTTTCTCGGTCACCTTGACGGCACCCATACCGAAAATGCGCCGGGCATTGATAATGCCTATGCCACGCAGCTCGATAAAATGACGGATATTTTCCGGCGAGGTACCCACTAGGGATTTGGCCGACACCCGGCGGATTTCCACCGCGTCGTCGGCGATCAGACGGTGGCCGCGCTTAATCAGCTCAATGGCTGTCTCGCTCTTGCCCACACCGCTGTCTCCCACCAGAAAGATTCCTTCGCCATATACTTCTACCAAAACGCCATGGCGTGTAATGCGCGGGGCTAGCTCAACGTTCACATACGATACGAGCGCGGCCATCAGGTCGCTGGTCGGTTCGGACGAACTGAACACCGATACGCCATAAATCTGCGCCGCTTCCAGCAGTTCGGGCAACGGTTCAATATCGCGCGCAACAATGACCGCAGGCGATTTTTTCGATAACAGCTTGTTAAGCGAAACCTGCCGTTCCTCCGGCGAAAAGCTGCTTAAAAACGCTGTTTCTGTATTCCCCATGATCAGGATACGATGAGAATCGAAATAATCAAGAAAACCGTTCAGCTCCAGGCCCGGACGGTTCACCTCGCGGGAAGAAATCAATACCTTTTCTGGATCGACCGGCATATAAACAGGGCGAAGGGAAAGCTCTTTAATCACCTTGGAAAGCGGGACCGTATAGGTTGGCTTCGCGTTGTGGTTCTCGTGGCCGCTCATCATTATCACTCCTATATTTTTCGCCGCCTGATCAAAGTCAGGCCGCAGCTTTTGCCCGTTTCAAACGTCGGGAAACCTACCGTGGTCAAAATTTGCTTTGCAAAGATTTATCTGTTGTTATTATAGCTCAAAACCGGGCAAAATTCAATGATTGGCCACCTGAAAGTCAATTTGCCCAAACTGGCAAAAGAAATGATTGCACAGGGAAATTTTATGTTATAATAACCTCACGGCGTAAGCGAAAGCAGAGCTTTCGACGCCTGAAGATTGTTAAAAAGAAAATTAATATTTCAGCCAAGACAAATTCCTTCTGCTATACTATAATAATCTGGAAAGAGCATAATCTCTTACCTAAATGCCAATATCGGCTTCCTTCGAAAAGCCGGAATATTCTTTTCCTGCAAAATGATAACCCCGCGGCGTGATTGCTGAGCGATCCTTACCTGTGCAAAAGGCATTGTGAATCTGCCGCTTGATCTGTGATAAAATAAGTGAGTTTTGATGATTTGCGGATTGGCCGGAGGCGTTGGATTCGCTGAGCGGCTCGGCTGACCGGAACGGGAGGATTTATGAAAATCGCCATTTTTACAGAAACATACCTGCCTCAAACCTCCGCGGTAGAAACGCAGGTTCTGCTGCTCGCCCAATCTCTCATTCGCATGGGGCATGAGGTGCTGGTAGTCAGCACCGACGTGGAATCAGAAGAATGCTATCTGGAGCAGCACACCCTGTTCGGCCCGGCCAAGCCCGCCGACACCGTCTACGGGCAAACGGGACAGCGGACCAAACTGAACCGGTTAAAAGATTTTATTGAAGATTTCGACCCGGATGTGATTCACCTGTTCACTTTTTGTTCGGTGGGCGGGCTGGGTCTAAAGTACGCTCTTTCCCACGATCTTCCCCTGATCACCACAGTACAGAGTACCCACAATGTAAGTGAGGGCTTTTACGGCAAAGGAATTCGCCGTCTGCTAAACCAAAAGCTGTGCCAAAGCGCTTACCGCAAAGCACTGGCCTTTTCTGATCTTGTGACGAGCCCCTCGCAGAAAATTCTGCGCAAGATTCGTCCCTTGTGCAAACACCGCCAGCTAACCGTTTCTCCCCTTTGCATAGACACCGAACGACTGCGCAAAAAGACGCCGGAGGGGGAACAAACCGAAGCAATGCGCCGTCGCCTTGGAATCACCGGAAAAACAGGAATCCTTTTTGTGGGAACACTGGGCAAGGACAACCAGGTGGATGCTTTGTTGGATCGATGGGCTACCCTATGTAAAGGGCAAACCAAGCTGCATCTGGCAATCGTAGGGACAGGCCCGCAGTTCGACGAGCTGAAAAACAAAGCAAATCTGCTGGGAATTTTTTCACGGATCACCTTTGCCGGAGAGATTCCGCGGGAACAGATTCCGCTGTGCTACCAGGTTTGCAGTGCGTTTTTCAGTGCGTCGGAATCTGACACCATGAAGGCTGCCCCGCTCGAAGCTATTGTGAGCGGTCTGCCAGTCATTCTGCCGAAGAACTGTGCCTGCGCCGAGCTGCTGGTGGATGGGGTCAACGGCTTCGCATATGATTGTGAAACCGATATTGAAAAAATCCTGTGCAATTTCGCCTCCCTTTCCCCGGAAAAAGAAGCGGCCATGAAAAAGCTGGTCACACGCACAATGGGTGATCTGACGCTTGAGGAACAGGCAAAGAGCTTTTTGAGTTTTTACTCGCTCACGCAAAAGCACCACTACAAAACAGCAGAAAAACTGGAATAATACAGATACCGAAAAGACAGGTGGGAAATTATCCAACCTGCCTTTTCGGTATTAATATTTTGACGGGCAACAAAAAAGGGACATTCTTTGAATGCCCCTTTTTCATTGCTATTGAATGGACTCAGCGGGATGAAGCCGTCTGTTGCAGCTTCTTCTGCTGCTTATGCTTCTGCCACATTACGTACAGAGGGCCAGCCACGCAGATGGAGGAATAGCAGCCGGTAATAATACCTACCATCATCGGCAGAGCAAAGGTCTGCACAGAATCCAGATTGTACATTACGCTGACGATATACACCACCGCGATTGCGGCAAAGGTGCAGCCCGCGGTATACAGAGAACGGGTCAGGGTCTGATTGATGCTGGTGTCGACCAAAACGCCGTAATCGGTCTTGGGACCCATCAGCTTGCGGTTTTCACGGATACGGTCGTAAATAATGATCGTATCGTTCAGGGAATAGCCGAGAATGGTCAGAACAACCGCGATAAAGTTATCGTTGATCGGCATGCGGAAGATGACAAATGTAAAGTACACCATCGCCACGTCGTGCAGCAGGGCGATAATCGCCATAGTACCCGCGGAAGCACCACCGATCTTCTTAAAGCGGATTGCAATGTAGACAATCAGCAGCGCAGCCGCAACCAATACCGACAACAGGCACTTGAGGAAGAAATCGCGGCCCATAACCGGGTTGACAGAGCTGGATTCCACTACGGCAAAGTTTGCTTTCGGGTATTCCTTTGCCAACGCGGTGGCCACCGCCTGCTGATGCTCCACGCTCAGCGACTCCGTACCGGAGAAGGAAATCGACACATTATTGAGAGCTTCCTTGCCGGTCGCGGACTTTACATCCTCATTGATGTTAACGGTAACAGGCTTGCTCGTCGTAGTCTGAACAATATCCTGTACCTTTTCCTGATCGATGGTGCCGGTATAGGAGTACTTAATCAGCGCACCGCCGGTGAACTGAATATCAAGCTGAGTGCCGAAAATAACGTTAAAGATCAGGCCGATTGCCATCAGGCCCAACGAAACCGTAAAGTAGATCTTGCGGTTCTCATAAAAATGAACTTGAAAAGTTTTCATTTATCGGCACCTCCATACAGCCACTTGCTGCGCGCGAATCGGAACCCGGAGATTGATTTGGTCATCAAGCGAGTCGCGGTAACGCCCATGATAAAGTTGCCAATCGTTCCGACCAGCAGAGTATATCCAAAGGAATAGATAGCCCCTGTTGTGGAGGAACCAAACAAAGCTGAGAACAGGTTTGTAGGTCCGAACACCAGCATCAGAATCACAGCAACGATAATAACGGTAATGTTACCGTCAAAAATCGCCCAGAAGCTGTTGGCATTACCCTTTTGAATCGCTCCGTCGAGCGTTTTACCAGCCCACAGCTCTTCCTTGATTCTGGTGGCAGTGATAATATTCGCATCCACGCCCATACCAATGGAAAGGATAATGCCGGCGATGCCAGGCAGCGTCATCGTAAAGCTATTGAGGAAGGGGAAATATCCCGAAACTGCCGCAAACGACAGGGCAACCTGCCCCATCAAGGCAATCACCGCAATCAGGCCGGGCAGACGGAACACCACCAGCATGAACAGACACACCAGCGCAAACGCGACAACGCCGGCCCAGCGCATGGCATCCAGAGAGCTGCTGCCGAGGGATGGGCTGATCGTCTGGAAGTTGGTGGTCGTTAGCTTAAACGGCAGAGCACCGGCGCTGATCTTCGCAGCCAGGGAGGAAGCCTCCGCCGCTGTAAAGTTTCCCTCGATGGTGCATTTACCGTCCGTAATCGCCTCTTTTACGTTCGGGGCAGAAATCATTACGTCATCCATCCAGACGGAAATGGTTTGTCCAACCAAACGCTCTGTTGCTTCGGCAAATTTGGTTGAGCCCTCTTTGCTGAATTCCAGTGCGACCAGATACTCCGTTTTGCCGGTATCAGGATTTTGATATACCTGCGGCTGGGCTGACACAACCTCGTCGCCCTGCAGAATAATCGCATCCTTTGTCGTACCCGTAGGGGTTTTGTAAACCGGCTGACCGTCAGAGCCGGTCTCGGTGGTTGCGTAATCTCCCCCTTCACGGAAGGTAAGCAGCGCGGTCGCGCTCAGTTCCTGAATGGCTGCTTCTGGGTCAAAACTCTGTTCGCCGCTTTTCCAGGGGAAGCGGACAATAATACGGTCGTTGTGATCATCAGTATAGATCTCGTAATCCGTAATATTGTTGTTGACCAGACGCAGCTCAATCGTCGACTTTGCCGCGTTAAGCTGATCCTCAGTCGCTCCCTTTCCGGTATCGGGAGTAAAGGTGGCCTCTACCCCTCCGCGGATGTCGATGCCCCATCGAATGTCGCCCGCACCTTTTACATATGTAGTGCGATTATCCCCGTTTTGCGCGTATACCCCAAAAATGGCGGTGTAGGTAAAAAGCAGGATAAGGAGGGCGACGATGAAAAACACCGGTTTTCCTACTCGCTTCATGCAAATATCCTCCAATAGCATTAAGGTTTCCGCGGCTGCGTTCCAGATGGAACCGCAGCCGCGTACATAACAAAGCTTATTATAGGATGATACCCGCAAAAAGTCAATGGAAAAGCCCTGAATTGCTGTTTGTTTCACAGACGATTTCGCAAAAAGGTATTATTTTGCAGCGGCGCCCAGCAGCTTCTCCAAAGCAGCCAGACGAGTGCTGACACAAAACACCGCGATGGCCTTTTTCATCTCTTCCAAGGACGGATATGTGGGTGCTACACGGATGTTGGTATCCTTTGGGTCTTTGCCGTAGGGAAACGCCGCGCCCGCGCCGGTAAGAACAACTCCGGCCTCCTTGCACAGCTGAACCACGCGCTTCGCGCAGCCCTCCATCACATCCACACTCACAAAATAACCGCCGTTCGGATTCGTCCAGGAAGCGATGTTCTTATCCCCCAGCTCGCTGCCGAGGGTATCAAGCACCACCTGAAACTTCGGTGCGATGATGGTTCTGTGATGCTTCATATGCTCCAGAATGCCGTCCATATCGCGCAGGTACATCAGATGACGCATCTGGTTGAGCTTGTCGGGGTCAATCGTTTGGAACGAAAGGTGCTTTCTAATATCCTGATAGGTTGTTTCTCCTGCCGCCATGGCGGCAATCCCTGCTCCCGGGAATGTGATTTTAGAGGTAGAGCAGAAGAATACCGGCAACTCGGTGTTCCCAGTCTTTTCGCATTCCGCGTACAGATCAAGAAGCTCGTCGGGCGTATCCGTCAGGTCATGAACGCAGTAAGCATTATCCCACATTACGCGGAAATCCAGAGCGGCAGGTTTCAGTGCCGCCACACGGCGAACCACTTCATCGGAATAGGTGGTTCCGAGCGGGTTGGAATACTTCGGCACACACCACATTCCTTTAATGGTATCGTCCTCAGCCACCAGGCGCTCAATGAGATCCATATCGGGGCTGCCGTCCACCATCGGAACCAGAATCAGCTCAAAGCCGAAATATTCCGTAATAGCAAAATGACGGTCATACCCGGGAGAAGGGCACAAAAACTTGATTTTTTCCTGCTTACCCCAGGGCTTGCAGCCAGAAAAGCCATGTGTCATGCCGCAGGAAATAAAGTCGAACATCATATTGAGGCTGGAGTTGCCGCCGATAATGACATTTTCCGGTTTTACCTGCATCATCTTTGCCAGAATTGCGCGCAGCTCGGGCAGACCCTCAGGCATACCGTAATTGCGCAGATCATCCCCGGTGGAAGCAATCATATTAGAATCCGACGTCAGCATATTGAGCATATCCATAGAAAGATTCAGCTGCTCGGGAGAGGGCTTCCCTCTTGCCATATTCAGCTTGAGACCCTGTGCCTTGAAAGCGTCATACTGTTGCTGAACCTTTTGCTTTTCCTGTTCCAGTTCTTGTCTGGACAACAAACCATATTCCATTTGAGCATCTCCTTTTCCAAACCTGCATAAATGATATTGAAAGTATTACTATTCTAATATATTCAGATCAAAAGCGCAAGTTAAATTTATCTTTCCTGCATTTTTGTTATATTTGGCAGGTTTTTCACAAAAAAGTAGAGCAAATTGCTTTTTTCACGGATTTTCTGAAATGCTAATCTTAAAAAATAATTAATTATAATAGTTATGCCTCCCCTATTGAAGGTCGGGGAGGCATAGCTTTCTTCTTTTTTATAGGGAAGCTTCCTGTTAAAATTCCGCAGAGCCGGTTGTGCGCGGAAAAGGCAGGACATCCCGTATATTGGAAACGCCGGTCAGGTACATCACCATGCGTTCAAAACCGAGGCCAAAGCCCGCATGTTTCGCCCCGCCGTAACGACGCAGATCGAGATACCACCCATATTCCTCTTCGGAGAGACCCGTTTCACACATACGGCTTTGCAGAAGTTCGAGCCGTTCCTCTCTCTGGCTGCCGCCGATGATCTCACCGATACCAGGCACAAGAAGATCCATAGCAGCCACTGTTTTTCCATCGTCGTTCGTGCGCATATAGAACGCCTTGATCTCCTTCGGGTAATCCGTAACGAACAGCGGCTTGCCGAACACCTGCTCAGTCAAATACCGCTCATGCTCGGTCTGCAGATCACTGCCCCATGAAACCGGGTATTCAAACCGGCTGTTTTCGCGCTCAAGCAGCTCCACTGCCTGTGTGTACGTCACGTGTGCAAAATCCGATTCCGCCACATGGCGCAGGCGCTCCAGAAGGCCGGGATCGACAAACCGGTTAAAGAAGTCCAGCTCCTGCGGGCAGGAATCCATCACAGAGCCAATCACAGAGCGGAGCATATCCTCGGCCAGACGCATATCGTCTGAAAGATCAGCAAACGCGATTTCAGGCTCGACCATCCAGAATTCTGCCGCATGGCGCGCGGTATATGATTTTTCAGCGCGGAAGGTAGGGCCGAACGTATAGATCTTGCCAAACGCGAGTGCCATGCACTCCCCCTCCAGCTGACCGGATACTGTCAGCGAGGTGTGCTTCTGAAAGAAATCCTTCGTGTAATCGACCGAACCATCCTCGTTCAAAGGCGGATTAATCGGGTCGAGCGTGGTAACATGAAACATTTCGCCCGCGCCCTCACAATCACTGGCGGTAATCAGCGGTGTGTTGGCATAGACGAAGCCGCGTTCCTGGAAAAAGCGGTGAATGGCAAAAGCCG
Above is a window of Faecalispora anaeroviscerum DNA encoding:
- the whiA gene encoding DNA-binding protein WhiA, which gives rise to MSFSYDAKSELCRIEPEQDCCEKAECYGLLLCAKSFSPLAVSLVTEHPMVARRAAQFTAQITGAIVDVRTAVSYRRSSYVLTVQEESQRRQVLSVFGHSGNEISLRVNLANLENECCKAAFLRGVFLSCGTVTDPNKDYHLELILPYMNLAKDVMTLLREGMDFHPALVNRKGAFVVYCKGGDRIADLLAYLGAGGAAMELMQVRMLKEVRNNVNRKTNFETANIDKTVGASVLQVEAIEKIRDTVGLEALPDELRETAELRLQNPELSLRELGLLFQTPVSRSGVNHRLRRLMEEAENLK
- the rapZ gene encoding RNase adapter RapZ → MEFIIVTGLSGAGKSRAVNALEDIGFYCVDNIPPKLIPTFYDLCSQAKEGFQRVAAVTDIRGGTLFDSLSETLALLREEGKKYKILFLDAGDSVLINRFKETRRKHPLAEEYLGSLEQAVQMERQILKTVRECSDYIIDTSFLSPAQLKERISSLFLGDASAALMVHCVSFGFKYGLPPEADLVFDVRCLPNPFYVEELKHQTGLDEPVREYVMQWDQTKGFVSRFLDMIDYMLPLYCDEGKSQLVIAIGCTGGRHRSVALAQLLYNHLLENGKRASVNHRDIHK
- the hprK gene encoding HPr(Ser) kinase/phosphatase, which translates into the protein MMSGHENHNAKPTYTVPLSKVIKELSLRPVYMPVDPEKVLISSREVNRPGLELNGFLDYFDSHRILIMGNTETAFLSSFSPEERQVSLNKLLSKKSPAVIVARDIEPLPELLEAAQIYGVSVFSSSEPTSDLMAALVSYVNVELAPRITRHGVLVEVYGEGIFLVGDSGVGKSETAIELIKRGHRLIADDAVEIRRVSAKSLVGTSPENIRHFIELRGIGIINARRIFGMGAVKVTEKLDMVISLEQWDSSKNYDRMGLENDYTEILGIRVPILTIPVKPGRNLAVIIEVAAMNNRQKKMGYNAAQELLSSLGLDSQLLEPTEKKLDFDL
- the murB gene encoding UDP-N-acetylmuramate dehydrogenase — protein: MDRIEQLGAMAQRLGCSYSFHEPMSRHTTFRIGGPADLFVSAGSRECLQRMARHANELEIPYLVVGNGSNLLVSDEGIRGMVMALTGEFNEMTLTQSQQVRCGAGAPLSALCTFALNHSLSGAEFLWGIPGTAGGAAFMNAGAYGGEMKDILFSCEHMTHDGEFGTLTGAELELSYRHSAYSHNRSAILFLNLQLCAGAQEEIRAKMNDLIGRRRSKQPLELPSAGSVFKRPPDHFAGTLIEQCGLKGQSVGGAAVSSKHAGFIVNQGDATCEDVLRLISVIQSTVLKQTGIELECEIRKIGQ
- a CDS encoding DNA polymerase III subunit alpha: MGFVHLHLHTEYSLLDGACRIGPLMEAVKGQGQNAVAITDHGVMFGAVDFYRAAKQNALHPIIGCEVYVARRTRFDKVHGLDNEPYHLILLCENNTGYQNLIQIVSQSWTEGFYSKPRVDVELLEAHSEGLIALSACLAGQIPRQLTADDYAAARETALRYQRIFGEGNFYLEMQDHGIREQKIVNDGLMRLSKETGIPLVATNDCHYIRQQDSRMHLILLCIQTNHTIQDPDKMEFATDQFYLKSEEEMRALFPQEACDNTVVIAERCQVEFEFGHTKLPAFQTPNGEDNVQFFRNLCFEGLHRLYGEQPDPAVTERLEYELRVIESMGYVNYYLIVYDFIRYAKSVDIPVGPGRGSGAGSLAAYCVGITGIDPIRYQLLFERFLNPERVSMPDFDIDFSDERRGEMIDYVVRKYGADHVAQIVTFGTMAARGSLRDVGRAMAIPYNVVDAVAKLVPMGPNVTLEKALRASSELHSRYDTDPQIHELIDMARQVEGMPRNASTHAAGVVITDHPASEYVPLAKNGESIVTQYTMTTLEELGLLKMDFLGLRNLSVLNDAQEAIRRLDPSFSIAKIPLDDSKVFEMLTAGSTDGVFQFESGGMRNVIMQLRPENIEDLIAVISLYRPGPMESIPRYIENRHHPERVTYRHPLLMDILKVTYGCIVYQEQVMQIFRTLAGYSFGRADIVRRAMSKKKASVMERERSIFLYGLVAEDGTVEVDGCIRRGVEEETAKAIFGEMESFASYAFNKSHAAAYATISYQTAWLKCRYPREYMAALLTSVLDNTNKIAAYIAECSRMGIRVLPPNVNQSRRGFTVAGRDIRFGLLAVKNLGDGFLRSLIQERDANGNFESFYQFCKRMYGRDLNRRALESLVKCGALDSLDYNRNQMLTSIQSVLDTLDSDKRRNVDGQLGFFDTPQLQSEEPGFSIDPMPDFSDADKLVMEKEVTGMYLSGHPMGKYLQMYEQIGATPTGELQEEASEQTGRHQDDEILTLLGVISSVKLKVTKNGSRMAFVLLEDMFGSIELLVFPNVLERYGELVAEGNVVVAKGRLSLTEEKDAKLVCDTLSPPPQENSGAALATGASAQPAAKRHSSRPGLYLKLPAQESFCHRKAMQYIAVFDGATPLYLYFEDTKKLMQAPMQYRVSVNDVLLNALRELLGEENVALVQ